In Planococcus shixiaomingii, the DNA window GGTTGCCGAACGGATCAGAGATGAAAAAGCGGGTGACTCCTGGAATGCTGTCGTCATTTTTTACTTCAATGCCACTTGCTGTTAAGTGTCGCTGCAGTTGCTCAAAGCCTTTTACTCGAAACGCGGGATGCGCTTTTTTGGCTGGCGAAAACGGTTCTTCTACGCCGACGTGCAGTTGATAAGAGCCGAATTCAAACCACGCTCCCCCTCTCCCTTTTAGCGAAACCGGTTTTTCAATACTGTCCATTCCAAGAATGCCGGCATAAAAATCAATAGCCGCTTGCTCGGTGCCTTTTGGTGCCGCCACTTGTACGTGGTCGATTTTTTCAATAGAAAAATTCATTTCATCACCCCTTCTCTTTTAGCATACCCCCTTATAAGTGAAAAGAAAATGTGATTGTTTTTATCCTACTTCATAAGTAATGCTTATCACTTTGCAAAAAATGTAATTTTCCCGTAGCATAAACTAAAAAGGACTGGTTTGTGATGGTTTTTTCTCCTCAACTGAAATATGCGCTCGCTTCCCATTCGGTCACTGTTGATCGGCCACCGTCGCAACCTTTATCATCGGATTTCGGAACATTGGTCGATGAACTTAAACGATGGAGCGGCACTGATAATGACGGAGTGGCTGCCTCTTATTTCTTCCGCCAATATGCGCTATTCATTTC includes these proteins:
- a CDS encoding VOC family protein; amino-acid sequence: MNFSIEKIDHVQVAAPKGTEQAAIDFYAGILGMDSIEKPVSLKGRGGAWFEFGSYQLHVGVEEPFSPAKKAHPAFRVKGFEQLQRHLTASGIEVKNDDSIPGVTRFFISDPFGNRLEFLDTIL